TCTCAGATAAGGAGCACAAGCATACCACCACAAAGCTGGATTTGAAATTTTAGTTTGGAATAACGAACTCTTCTGCCTGAGCATATTTGATTCAGTAACATGATTTTATCTAGCCTCTAAGGAGGTCCAAATATCTCCTTTCCCAGAATACCTAATCTGACAAGAGGCaaacctgtcttttttttttctttttttttttttctttttttttttttggtaaagagACATTTTTGTCCTTCTTCCAGATTCATTTCACCATTTCCCGTCTCCCTGGCTTTCTACTTAAGAGTATGACGGTAATACTGGTGTTCCACTGGCCTTTTTTCCAGCTCCTGTCTTgataatttatttcacattgTTCATGCACAGAACAATCCTCCCATACCATTTTATCAGGCCACTATGCTCCTCCCTCAAGTCTCCTAAGAAATTAAGACACTTCTGCAACAATGGCAATGCAGGTAGTCACTCACTGAGATAAGAAACACCAGAAATTAGCAGGAGACGAATCTTTCATGAATATGTCATCATTGACAGACAACAGGTCTCAGATCAACAGATAAATTCAGACTCTCCACCACCCATTAAGTTTTAACTTTTTGAGAAAACAttggtttaaataaaatacttattcAGGTACTGAATTAAGCAGAGCTCCAGAgctctctggaaggaaaaagcactTGGTACTTTAACACAGATTTGTTCTCTCGTTCATGTAGTTTACCAGCAGGTATCGCAGGTTCAGTTTCCTAAGGAGAATCTGGACCCTTTGAGCTGGGCAAAAGCCAATGATATGGCAAGAAAGTACATGTGCCATCAAAGACACTATGCTCAAAACCAACTTCACCTTACATACCCCAACTCCACCCCAGGTAGCAGACTGCACAACAAGGATTGTTTCAGGTCATTCATGCATGGTGCCTAGTGAACAAATCACTCCAAAATTGACACACAGCTCAACTTTCATCCTGTGCCATCCAAGAATCAAAAAGTCAGACTCTCGTCAAGAGCTTGAGAAGAGAAGCAGGACAGTAGTAAATCCAAGCACGATACCAATCTATCAACTGACCACCTTTCTCACTGCACTAAGCATTCCCAGCCCATGGGGAATATCACCgatacagcagcagcagtttattACCTCCTTGTCAGAGGAATTTTACTCCAGTTGTTGAAGGACCCAGATAAATAaacttctttccctcctccagtCCAGCGAAAGACTGTTGGTCGAGCTTGAGTGGGAGTTTTATCATTCACTTCCAGATCTTGTTGCCAAGCTAGGAATTCTTCTTTCTCCAATGGAGCCTACAAGCACAATGTCTTAATCAAAAGGATTCTTTCCTGGCAGACTTAGACAACCTGCATTTTACTGACGGCATTTTTGCGCTCAGGCACGATTCTTTAAGGTACAAGTCTACAAGTAGTTTTTGTCAGATGGAGATTAGAAACGGCATTTCTAGATACTGTTCACAAATTCATTTGCACAAATTCTGCAAAGATGTCAAAGCCTTCCAAATTTGCAGAAAGAGTGGAAGGCAAAATAATCCCCTGCCCTCCAGCCTAAATTAGGCTAAAAAGAAATGACTTGAGCTCAcaagagcttttaaaatacacagataaaagaagagggagaaaaataattaagaagaAATACACTTAAGCACAAATACCATAGGCACAAAATTTGTAGTTGGCAGAAAGATTATGAATTGTCTGTAGGAaacagctctgtccagcagtcAAAATCTAAGAGTAATTTTCTGTTAGATATTCTTAGGAAACACGATACACAGCAAGGCATTTCTAACAATCCATCTACTACTGAGCAAAAATCCAGTTAACTGATCttttaatatggaaaataaCAGACAGGTAAAACATCACTGGTGACTGCAAGAGCATTAAGGATCTGTGGGAAGCTGAGGCACTGTACCTAGAACTGGGGAAGAGCTTTGAGCCAGCTACATTTTAGTTTTTCCACAGCTAATTCTTGCTGCAAACCATGACATTATGCTCATTACATCTGCTTGAACACCAATGCAATACCTCTCCTTAGCGTGGGAAACAAGGGAGATAGTCAGTTTTGTGTGTAAACTCAGTGACAGAACTACTGAAGGATGTTAAGAGCACCACAACGGGACAGCATTCCCAAGCTAGCAAAATTAGAAGACAAGAACAAACCAGTAATACCTTCATTTCCTCTGAATGGAACAAGTCTGCATCTTCAGGACTGTCCATTAGAATTTTTGGTCTATCACCCTCTTTTGTACTGATGGCTCCTCCTGAGTTGTCACCTCGGGATGCCTTATGGCCATGACGCTCCAGTCCAGCTCGCTCGCTGCTTGTGTTCCCCATTTTTAATGGCCtaaaagagcaggaaaagacAGATTAGCACACATACTTTTGAAGCCAGAATGCCAGTAGGCAGGAAAGCAGGCTTATCAGTAGACCTGGGCTCTGTTTCTGAGTTGAAGAGTCTAAGAAACTTGAGTAACCCCAAATACTAGCATCTTAAAATTACAACATACTCAGAACAAAGACACTAAATGACAACTTTTAGCTACTCTTGATAATGTGCTACAGTTCAATATCCTAGCATCTCTGCAAGACTCAGCCACTCTAAAAGTTGACCAAGGTGGTATCTGTCACTGCAGCACACTGGTATTCTGTCTTCCCAAGCTAAGTGCttgttcttctctcttctgaatACCCACACATATAATGTTCTACCACATCAACAGAAACATCAGCAGAACTTTCTGTCAGAATGCTTCAAAAACAGCCTACTAGAAATGTGACTTCactaggaaataaaaagttagCTGAGGTGGCAGCCTGCTGAGGATCCTTATGGGGGCCGGCTGTGGCTCTGAAGCGGAAACAGCACAGTCCTGCTGGTGCTCTGCTGGCGACTTCCTCCagtctctgcttttctctgggaGAGGCAGGGGCCTGCTATCCAAGAAACGCAACACTTCTGCCCGCTCCACAGCCCATGTGGCCACATCCAGGGGCAGAAGGGATGAGACTGGATGCACATACCATATCTTATCTGAAAGACTACTTACAGGCAAAGAGCAGCAACTTAGGGGCAGCCAAGGGGACCATCTGGACCCATACAAACAGGCCCCTGGAACCGTACAAACAGACCGTTGCAGAGCACCCGGCAGGATACAAGTACGTGTATGGGATATTGTTCTGTTCCCTGTAAGCTCAGATTACGGACATTGCCCAACATTCAACTGTACAGATCTCAGCTCAGTCACAACCTGAAACCAGTCTCGGCACGCGTGGCTTAAGTAAATAAACAACTAAACAGGTAATTCAACGACAAAAATTAAGCATAAATGCAAACGTTAAACAGCTAGGTGAAATTTCAACAGCTTTGCGCATCCATTCCGTATCTGCTTTAAACAGCGACTCGCTGATTCTGCGAGACGGACTGCTGAGAAGGCCCCGGCGAAATCCCACAGCCCCTCCGGGTCTCACCAGCAGACACACCTCCGTGCCGTACCTGCCGGGCCGCCTCAGGCCCCGAGGCGGGCAGCCGGGCACTCACCGCCGCCGCCACCCACCTCTCCCCGGCCCGGTTCCCCCGCAAGCGCCCAGCAGGGCGGTTACAAAGGCCGCCGGGGCTGGCACCGCCGGCCGTGCCCGGCCGAGGGAACCCACCTCCCACCTTCCGAGCCCACCGCCGTCCCTCCACCGCCGCCCCGGCGCTTCCGCTTCCGTCCGGCCGTGTGCCCGCGCTGCCGCCCCGGGGAAGAACCCGAGCCCGGCGCGCAGGTTCCGGCGCCGACCCCGGCCCCAGGCAGGCGGCCCGCGGGGCCTGCAGCAGCCCGGAGCCGTCACCGGCCGCTCCCGGGTCCGTCGGGCCGCTGAGGCCAGGCGCGGTGCTGACTGTCCCGCCAGGGCTATCCCATACCCGCTGAATATGACGGCTCAACTGGTGCCTTAGGTACGAGGTCAGGGGGGAAGCGTGGTGGCTCTTTACCTGCCTCTCGGAGCCGTTTTCTCCAAATCATCACCGCAAGGAGGTTTTGGATCTGCAGGAGAGTTGCAGATGAGTGAGCACGGGGGCGCGGGAGCTAGGCAATAAATGCATTTCCCCTCTTCGTGAAACGGGAGCAAGAGCCGGCTGAGTGGATGCTGACCATTGGGTGGTCGAAGCAGGCTGTGAAACCACCAGCACATGGCTCTCTTTCCTCTGAGGAAGCAGAGGTGGAAATTTAAGTCCTCAACTGATAAGTGTTTCCCAAATTAAATTACACTCGTATATTTCTCTAGCATATTTCTCTAAGCATTTCCAATTACACTATCTCATTTTACCCTTTGCTCTTCATCAGCTGTTGCTGtctttcttccacttttctAACAGGCATGAAGTTGGGAGGATTGCAGGTTCCTGGGTCGGCAGTTCTCTTTACAAGGAAATGGTTGGTTTTTCCTTAACCAGTCAAAGCAACCTGCAAACAGACAAAAGGATTCCTACCAAATCGAAGTGTATCCTTGTGGCATGCTGTCATGTTGTGGGAAGAATTCTGCCAGGATAGACAGATTCACCGTGCCTAATGGCGAGTGCATGGCTGGCTCCCACAGTATGTTTTGAAGAACAGCTGCTCCTAGTTTGTCTTTCATGGGTAGAATACCTCGGCACAGGACAGCCTGCCAGAGGGGGTGTGAGGGGAATGTGTGTGGGCagctcttccccagcccctgcagaaCAGTTACCCTGCTATAAAATGCAGCTGCTGttattttgatatttcacaCAGCTTAGCACTCTTGAATTCTTTGTCTCCAAACCCgattgttttcttctccccagtTCTTTTTTGGCCAGCACCAATGCACATGCCTCTGCGTGTGCTGGTTATGTCTGCAGAACTGTCTGCGGCGTAGGCTGGAGACACATGCTACCATGTCGTGTCCACCACTTGCCTAGTAGGACCATTGTGATGATCTGCACAACAGCCAGCCAGAAGTACCTTCACTTTGGGGCCCATCCTCAGTTCTTTGCAATGGTTTTTGTTACTTCTGAGAACCACAGATAGGCAATAAACTGCAGGATAAGGAGTGCTAATAGCTCACAAGGCTGTGGGAACTAGTCTGTGGGAGGTCCAAGCATTATTCAAAGTTCTAGTATTAAAATGTGACGGTTCCTCCCCACACGGTGATGAACCATCCATCCATGGTGTGCTACATGCCAAAACCTTCGGGAGTTACTGGCCTGCGGACAGGACAGAGGCAACGGACACAGGCATCTCAGCCTCTTGGTGGTTGGGCTTCActgttgctgctttctccttcttttcccctGCCTGCTTCCTCTTCAACCCCGATTCTTGTCTTCCCTCACTGTCAGTCGTGACAGGTGGGTGTAGCACAGTCCTAGAACCTGTAACTCTTTTTTTGTGCGGTGCCTGGTCCCTCCCAATTATGAGGGCTGGATGACATTACACCATGAACAATGAGTCT
This genomic interval from Buteo buteo chromosome 11, bButBut1.hap1.1, whole genome shotgun sequence contains the following:
- the PRKAB1 gene encoding 5'-AMP-activated protein kinase subunit beta-1 isoform X1; this encodes MCWWFHSLLRPPNGQHPLSRLLLPFHEEGKCIYCLAPAPPCSLICNSPADPKPPCGDDLEKTAPRGRPLKMGNTSSERAGLERHGHKASRGDNSGGAISTKEGDRPKILMDSPEDADLFHSEEMKAPLEKEEFLAWQQDLEVNDKTPTQARPTVFRWTGGGKEVYLSGSFNNWSKIPLTRSHNNFVAILDLPEGEHQYKFFVDGQWTHDPSEPVVTSQLGTVNNIIQVKKTDFEVFDALMVDSQKCSDMSELSSSPPGPYHQEPYVCKAEERFKSPPILPPHLLQVILNKDTGISCDPALLPEPNHVMLNHLYALSIKDGVMVLSATHRYKKKYVTTLLYKPI